The stretch of DNA TCATGCTCATCCCCATGGAGGCCAGCACGGCCGGATCCACCTGGACGCGGACCGCCGATTGCGCGCCGCCGCCCAGATCAACCTCACTGACCCCGTTCACCTGGGAAATGGCGGGCAACAGCAATTCATTGGCGTAATCGTACACCTTCGAACGCGGGATGCTGTCGGAGGTGAGGGCGAGAATCAGGATGGGCGTGTCGTTGGGGTTGGCCTTGCGATAGGTCGGCGGGTTAGGCAGCCCGGCCGGAAGCTCGCTCGACGCGGCGTTGATCGCGGCCTGAACATCTCTGGCCGCGCCGTTGATGTCCCGGCTCAGGTCAAACTGCAGGACGATGCGGGCGCCGTTCATCTGGCTAGTGGAGGTGATCTCGTTGACGCCGGCAATGTTGGCGAAGCGGCGCTCCAGCGGCGCAGCCAGGGACGTGGCGGCGGTCTCAGGATCTGCCCCCGGATAGTTGGCCTGAACGTTGATGGTCGGAAAATCTACCTGCGGCAGCGGGGCGACCGGTAGAAAATGATAAGCGACCAGACCGGCCAGCATCAGCCCGATCGCCAGGAGCGAAGTGGCGATGGGCCGGCGAATAAAGGGTTCCGAAATGCTCATGGCAACTAACTGCCGGTGCGGTCAGCTCAACACCGGCTCCAATTCCTCTTTTTTGGCCGGCGCCTCTTTACGGCGGCGGGTAAAGAACGTGCCGAGCTTATCCATGTACAGGTAAATCACCGGCGTGGTGTAGAGCGTGAGGATCTGCGAAAGGAGCAAACCGCCGACGATGGTGATACCCAGCGGCTTGCGTAACTCCGAGCCGGTGCCTTCCTGGATGGCCAGCGGCAAGGCGCCGAGCAGGGCTGCCATCGTCGTCATCATGATCGGACGGAAACGGAGCAAACAGGCCTCATAGATCGATTCTTCCGGCGTCTTGCCCCGTTCCCGCTCAGCCTCAAGCGCGAAGTCGATCATCATGATCGCGTTCTTTTTAACAATCCCGATCAGCAGGATGATGCCGATCAAGGCGATGAGCGAAAAATCTATGTTTAGCAGCAACAGCGCCAACAACGCGCCGACGCCTGCGGAGGGCAGGGTCGAGAGGATGGTGATCGGATGGATGTAACTCTCATAGAGAACGCCGAGCACAATGTAGATCACGACGATGGCCGCCAGGATCAACCAGGGTTCCGAACTGAGCGAAGACTGGAACTCCGCGGCGGTACCGGTAAAACTGCTGGTGATGGTGTCCGGCATGCCGATCGCATCCTTTGCCTGCTGGATCGCCTGGACCGCCTGGCCGAGGGATTTACCCGGCCCGAGATTAAACGAGATCGTGGCGGCCGAGAACGAGTTCTGGTGCAGAATTACCAAGGGTGCGGTCGTGGTCCGCATGGTGGCGATCGCGGAAAGCGGCACCTGGATGCCTCCGGCGGTGATCTGGCCGCTGGCCGTAATGGCGCCGGTGACGGAACCCTGGCCGGCGTTGTTACCGGTCGCGTTCACGTAGATTTTGTTCAGCGTGTCCGGCGAACTCTTAAACTGCGGTTGAACCTCCATCACCACCCAGTACTGGTTCAGCTGGGTGAAGATTAACGAGATCTGGCGTTGGCCGAAACAGTCGTACAATACGTTGTCAACCGCATCGATCTGCACGCCGAGCCGGGACGCCTTCTGGCGGTCGACGTCGATCACCTGCTGTAAGCCGTTGGACTGCTGGTCGCTGGCGACATCACTGAGTTCAGGATGTTTTCGCAATTCAGCCAGAAACTTCGGCGTCCACTCGGCCAGCTCTGCGGCATTCGTGTCCTCCAGCACGTACTGGTACTGCGTACGGCTGATCCGCGTGTCGATCTGGAGATCCTGCACGGATTGCATGAACAAGGAAATGCCCTCGACGTTCCCGGTCGCTTCCCTCAGGCGGGCAATGATCTGGTCGGCGCTTGCGTGGCGCTGGTCGCGCGGTTTCAAGATGATGTAAAGGCGCCCGGTGTTCATCGTCGCGTTGACCGTCCCGGCGCCGACGAAAGAGGCGACGGCCTGCACGTCCGGGTCTTTTTCCACGATGTCGGAGATCTGCCGCTGGCGCGCCAGCATCGCCTGAAAGGAAATGTTCTGCGCGGCATCCGTAACCCCGATGATTTCGCCGGTATCCTGCTGCGGCAGCAGGCCTTTCGGGATGACGACGTAGAGGTAGATCGTGGCGACCAGCGTGGCGACGGCGATCAGCAACGTGGTGAAACGATGGCGCAGGACCAGTTTCAACCCTGCTTCATAGAAATGAAGCATCCCTTCGAACATGCTCTCGGTCCATCGAAAAAACCTGTTCTCCTGATGACCTTTCTTGATCGGTTTAAGGAACCGGGCGCACATCATCGGCGTCAGGGTCAGCGAAACGATGGCCGACACGATCACCGCGACGCTCAGCGTGATGGCAAATTCGCGAAATAACCGGCCGACGATCCCGGTCATGAAAAGCAGGGGGATAAAGACTGCGATCAGCGAAATGCTCAGGGAGATGACCGTGAAACCGATCTGGCGCGATCCCTTGAGCGCCGCTTCCAGGGGCTGTTCTCCTTCTTCGATGTAGCGGAAGATGTTCTCGATCATCACGATCGCGTCATCCACGACGAAGCCGGTCGAGATGGTCAGGGCCATCAACGACAGGTTATTCAGGCTGAAGCCGAGCAGGTACATCACCCCGAAGGTGCCGATCAGCGAAAGCGGCAAGGCAACGCTCGGGATGACCGTGGCCCAGACCCTTCGCAGGAAGATAAAGATCACCAGGATCACCAGCACGACCGTCAACAGCAACGTGAACTGCACGTCCCGGACGGAGGCCCGGATCGTCTCGGTCCGGTCGGTGAGAACGGACACCTTGACCGAGGGCGGGAAGGAAGCCGTCAGACGCGGAAGCAAACGTTTGATGCGGTCGACGGTCTGGATGATGTTGGCGCCGGGCTGGCGCTGGACGTCCACGATGACGGCCGTTTTCTTGCCGACCCAGGCGGCTAACTGGTCGTTTTCGACCCCGTCGAACACGTTGGCAACGTCACTCAGCTTTACCGGTGCGCCGTTACGGTACGCGACGATCAGCTTCTGGTACTGGGCCGCATCCAGCAGCTGGTCATTGGAATTGATGCTGTAAGCTTGCCTGGCCCCGTTGAAGCTTCCTTTGGGCTCGTCGGTGTTTGCCTGGCTGATGATGTTGCGGATGTCTTCAGGGCCCAGCCCGAGCGCGGCCAGGGATGACGGGTTAAACTGGATGCGGACGGCCGGTTTCTGGTCTCCCTCGATCGTGACGAGGCCGACCCCCTGAACCTGGCTGAGTTTTTGCGCAAGCAGCGTGTCGGCAAAGTTGTTAACCTGGGCAATCGGCAGCGAATCCGAGTAGATCGCCAGGGTCAAAATCGGGGTATCGGCCGGATTTACCTTGTTGTAGACGGGCAGGTTAGGCAGATCGCTCGGCAGATAACCCCTGGCAACGTTGATGGCCGCCTGCACATCCTGGGCAGCCACGTCGATGTCGCGGTTCAGGTTGAACTGCATCGTGATCGTGCTGACGCCGAATGAACTCGTCGAGTTCATCGAGCTTAACCCGCTGATCTGCGCAAATTGCGTCTCCAGAGGGGTGGTGACCGCCGTGGTCATAACGTCCGGGCTGGCCCCGGGGTATCGGGTAACGACCTGGATCGTGGGAAAATCAACGGTCGGCAGCGACGAGATGGGCAGGAGGAAATACCCGAGCAGGCCCAACAGGATGACCCCCACCATCAGCAGGGAAGTCGCGATCGGCCTCCGGATAAAGATCTCGGAAACGTTCATGGTCAGTCCTACGGGCCGTCTAATTAATGAAAATGACGGTGCGCCCCGCCGCTCGGGTTGGGCTGCTGGTCATTAAACGTCTGGTTCTGCTGGTAAGGATTGGGAGTGCCGGCCGGGACGGGTGGCCTGCCGGCGTTCTGGGCCTGGTAGGCTTCGAGCTGACCCGGATTCGGGGTTTGCTCCGGAGCAGGCGCCTGGCTGTTCGCCGCCACCGGCCCGTTGTCGCCCGCGCTGCCCGCCTGGTGCCTTGTTGCCCTCCGGCCCGCGCCAGCGGCGCCCGGCTGCCGTCCATTCTCGTTGGCAGCCACCTGGGCCTCGCCCTGTTGTTGTTGCTGCTGTTGTTGCTGTTGCTGATCGGGATTGGCGTTCTGCTCGTTTTGGGCGAGGGACTTGGCCGCCTGGCTGTTGGCCGGTACGATCTCGACCTTCATGTTCGGCTCGAGTTTGTACTGGCCGTCGACGACCACCTGTTCCCCTGCCTGTAACCCTTTGTTGATCAGGGCCTCTTCCCCGTCAATCTGCCCGACTTCAACCGGCCGCATTTCAGCTTTTTTGTCCTGCGTGATCACGTAAGCAAACGTCCCATTCGGACCCCGTTGCACAACCGAAGCCGGAACCACCAGCCCATCCTTCTTCGTTTCCACCAGCAGGCGGGTGTTCACGAACTGGCCGGGCCAGAGCTGAAAATGAGCGTTATTGAAGTCCGCTTTCAGTTGAACGGTGCCGGTGGTCGTATCGATCTGGTTGTTGACCACCGCCAGCGTGCCGTCATCTTCAAGCTGCTGGCTCTGGGTTTCGTCCAGGGCGATGACCTTGAGGGGCCCCTTGGCAAAGGCCTGGTTGATCCGGGCAACGTACTGCTGCGGCAGGGTGAAGACCACCGAAATCGGCTGCAGCTGCGTGATGGTCACGAGGGTCGAGCTGGGATTCACCAGGTTGCCTTCGTCCGTCTGCCGGATACCGCAGCGCCCGTCGAGCGGAGCCGTCACCTGGGTGTAGCTCAGCTGGGTCTGGGCGTTATCGACGGCGGCCTGGTCCCCTTTGACGGTCGCATCCAGCTGATCAACGAGGAAGCGTTGGGTATCGTACGTCTGCCGATCCAAAACGCCTTTGTTGAGGAGATCCGTGTCCCTGGTGAGGACTCCCTTGGCGTTGTTAAGCTGGGCGTCGTCGGCGTTCTTCCGGGCGATCGCCTGGTCAAGCTGAGCCTGGTAAGGGCGCGGGTCAATGACGCCCAGCACATCACCCTTTTTTACGTCCTGCCCCTCCCGGAACTTTACCGAAAACAGGTAACCGCTGATCTGGGGGTGAACCACGACGGTGTTGTAGGCCTGCACCGTCCCGATGCCGTTCAGATAAATCGGCACATCCTTCTTCTGCACCGTGCCGGCCACCACCGGCGCAGGCCCGCCCGGGCCGCCCCGTCCGCCCGGACCGCCACCATGGCCGTGACTGCCTCCGCCGTTTCCTCCCTGGTTTTGACCCGCCGCAGCCTGCCCTTCGGGGGTCGCCGGGTGCATAAAGTGCGTATAATAAAACCAGCCTCCTCCCGCCAGAATGAGCAGGGATCCCAGGATCAATAACCAACGCCGTGAAGCCATAGCGAATCTTCTTTTCTTCTTAACCAAACATACGAAGGACGTGAGGTGAATTGCTGCTTACGTAGTAGACTCTTATGCGGCGCAGGACCTTCACGCTAAAGCGATCGGTTCGTCGGCATCGTGCGCCTTGCCTTACGGGGTTTGCAAAATTCATCAGTGCGGCGGGCTTAAGGTTTCTCAGGCCGGAGGGAACGCCCCAACGGACGTACCCGGCAGGGAGAAAATAGGCAGGTTGCGTGCCCAGTCACACGGCGGGCACGGCGTCACACCACGATCACAGCGGGGAAGACGGGCACAACGAAAGAGTTCACATGGCGAACACGGCGAGCCACAGCGAACACGGCGGAAGAAGGGCAAAGGGTTCGGAGTTCGGTCACACGGCGGGCACGGCGGGTTGGGCGGGCACGACGTAAGAGTTCACACGGCGAGCCCCGGCGACCACGGCGGAAAGAGGAAGAGTTCGGGGCTCGGAGCGGAAGAGAATGGCACAAATGACACCGAGTGCCGGGTAAGAGAGGCGCTATATCCGTCGTATGCCCCCTAATCTGTGTCAATCTGTGTAATCTGTGGATGTTTTCTCTTTTCTGCGTTCTCTGCGGATGATTGTGTCTTCCCGCCGCGGCAAGGTTGACTCCGGCTATCGGGTGCCTCCGAACTCCGAACTCCGAGCCCTCCCTCTACCGGTGCGATTCTTCCCACCGGGCCCGGTCGGCCAGCAACAGGCATTGGCCGCCGGCCAGAAAGACCCGCGAGCGCAACGGAAAAGCTTCGACCGAACGGTCGAGCCCGAGCACGAGCGCGGCCCAGTTGCTGTACTCGCCCGAAAGCAGCTGCGACGCGTATCTGAGGTCGCGCGTCAGCGGCGTCAGGTAAAGCATGACGATCGGCCCGCCCAAGGTTTGATAGTCCATGTACTCTCCAAAGGTGGCGGGCTTGTCCGGGAGCCAGAGTCCCTTGCGATCACCGTACCAAGCCACGGCCCAGGGCATGTCGGACGAGATGACCTCGTTCGGCTTCGACCACCGCTGGAGATTCTGGAGCATGCTTGGAAGGTAGGGGGGAAAATTGACGGGCGGATTGCCCGGCAGAAACCCGATCAGGGACGGCAAGGCCGAGATCATGCCCAGGCCGACCAGAAGCAGTACGCGCAATACGCCCGGGTCTGCGTACAACCGGTTGAGGACGATCAGGACAAAAGCCAGGCCGTAAAGGGTCATGGGCGGCCCGAACAGAAGGTGGATCTGGTTAGGGTCAAGCCATTTGGTTTCAATGCCGGCCAACACCGTGCCGACGAATGTGCCGGCCCACATCAACCCCAGGGCCCATTTGAAGCTGTCGGTGGCCGGCCGTCTGAACCGGTGCAGCAGGGTCAGGAAGAAGATGGGTGCGACCAGCACGCCTCCCAGCAGGGTGCCCATGGCCTGCAGTTGGTCGATAAAGCTCGCCTGGATTCGTCGCCGGAACAGGTTGGGGGTGATGGACGCCAGATCAGGCGCGGGTCTACGCAGCCAGCCGCTCTCGGTATTGATGACGTCATGTAACCAGGCGAACGGGCTCAGCCCAAAGGGCAGGTGGCTCACCTGGTAATTGTGCCAGATCCAGAGTGAGAGAAGGCTGAGGCAGCCCAAAGCAGGCACGGTCGCCGCGTAGAGGCGCGGCCGGAAGTGGAGTGCGCAGAAGATAAAGGCCCCAATCGCCACAAACAAAGTAAGTGGCTGGGTGAGGCTCATCAGCCCGAAAATCAGACCCAACAGCGCCAGTGAAACGTAAGGGAGCCGGTCCCGGTTTTTCGTTTGGAGGGCCTGTTCCAGGCAGGTGAGGGCGAGACTGAAGAGGAACAAAAGCAGCATCTGGGGCAGGCCGGACAATGAAAACTGCCAGAACTGATCAGCCAGAAGGATGAAAACGGCAGCGGCGACGGCGATCCGCTGGTCGAACAAACGTACGGCCAGCCGGAACGTGAGCAGTACCGAGAGCAGGAAAAACAGCATGCTCGTTGCCGCAATCACCCGGTCAGCGGCATAGACCGGGTGAGCAATATCGACCTGCATGGCCCAGGTAGACCGGGCCGCACCAAGGGCGACCGCATTCACCAAGGGTTGGAAGGGCGCATGGTAGACTTCGGGCAGATGTTCCGGGACCACCCCTTGGGACGGCGATTGGGCCTGCTGAAAAAGAGAAATCTCAACCGGGCGGTAATTTTTGGTGCTGAATCCGTGACCGGCGGCGATCTCGCGGGCGACCTGGGCCTGGTCGATTCCGTCCTGGGTGGAAAGGCCGCGGAACTGCACAAGGAGGTAAAGCAGGGCAAGCGCAAGGATGCCGGCCGCAATTAACGTCAGACGGATAGCCCCGGCCCACCTGCCTTGTTCTAGGGCGCGAAGGAAGCTCTGCAGCTGAATTCCACCGCTCGCCATGTCAATCCGGCAGATTCAGCTCGCGCAACCGCCGGTGCAGCGTACGGCGGCTGATGCCCAAACGTTTGGCTGCTTCCGTCCGGTTGCCATGGCTTTCTTCCAAAGCGCGCATGATTAGCCGGATCTCATTGTCATGCAAATTCATTTGATCGGATTTGGCCTCGGACCTCGGACTCAGGTCCGGCGTATCACCGCGGACGGTGGCCGGCAGGTCGCGCAAGGTGATCTGCGGGCCGGTTGCCAGGGTCACACCCGAATCAATGGCGCCCTTGAGCTCGCGCACGTTGCCGGGCCAATTGTATTGCACCAGACGGTCCATGGTTTCGGGAGACAACGGCCGCAACGGTTTGCCGTCCCGCTGGCTGATCTCTTTGAGGAACGCGGTGGCCAGGAGTGGAATGTCCTCCTTGCGCTCACGCAACGGCGGCACCCGGATCTGGACGACGTTCAGGCGATAGAAAAGATCCTCACGGAATTTTCCTTCGCGGACGAGTTCGGGGAGGTCACGATTGGTGGCGGCGATCAAACGCACGTCCGCCTTGATGGTCTGGTTGCCCCCGACGCGTTCGAACACGCCCGGATCCAGCGCCCGCAGCAGTTTTACCTGCACGCCCGGATCGATCTCGCCGATCTCGTCCAGGAAGAGGGTGCCGCCGGCGGCCTGCTCAATGCGCCCGATCCGGCGTTCAATGGCGCCGGTGAACGCGCCCTTTTCGTGTCCGAACAATTCGCTTTCGATCAGTTGCGGCGGAAACGCCGCGCAATTGACGGCCACGAATCTGGTTTTCTGGCGGCTACTCAGGTTGTGAATCGCGTGGGCAATCAGTTCCTTGCCCGTGCCGCTCTCGCCCATGATCAGGGCGGTTGCCCGGCTCGGGGCAACCTGGCGAATGGTGTCGTAGATGCGGTGCATGGCCGGTGATTCGCCGATGAGATTTTCAAGGCCGAACCTTTCGTGAACCTGTTGTTTTAACTGCAGGTTTTCCTGTTCGGTCTGGCGGCTCCGGATGGCGCGCGCGACCTTGATCTCGAGCTCATCGATGTTGACCGGTTTGGTGACAAAATCGTAAGCGCCATGCTTCATGGCTTCGACGGCCGTGGCGATCGAGCCGTAGGCGGTCATGAGAATGCAGATGGGGGGACGTGGCCGGCGCAGGATTCGATCGATCAATTGCAAACCATCATCGCCGCCCAGCCGCAGGTCGGTCAGGACAAGGTCAATCTGGTCGGCATCCAGGGCGGTCAGCGCTTCAACGGCATTGCCGGCCGTGTAAACGTCAAAGTTTTCCTCAAACGAACGGCGCAACCCCTCGCGGGTGTGCTTTTCGTCATCGACGATGAGGATGGTACCCTGCATGGGAAAAAACCGGAACGGATTCGACGGCCGATTACCTGCGTCCTTACTTTTCTTCCGCGATGTCCGGCTGGCTGTCGCCGGCTTCAAGTAACCGGACGCGTTTATCGCCATGCGGCAAATGCACGGTGACCTGGACCCCTTTACCCTCATTACTCTCGATCTCGATTTCACCGCCGTGTTCGCGGACGATCCGGCGGACGATCAGGAGCCCCAAACCTGAGCCGTTGGATTTGGTCGTGTAATAAGGGCGGAACAGTTTGCTCATGTTTTCCGGCGAGATTCCACCGCCGGTGTCGGCGAACGTCACGGAGACGTAGGCCTCATCCCACCAGGAACGAATGTGCAGGATCCCGCCCGTGCGCATGGCCTGGACCGCATTTTTGATAACGTTGTAGAAGGCTTGCTTGAGCTGGTCACGGTCCACCTCGGCCCTGGGCAGATCCGCTGCCAGGTCCATTTCCATCAGGATGTCGCGGTCCTGGATCTCGGTACGGATGAAGGAAACGGTTTCTTTGAGAAGTTCGTTGATATCGGCGGAAACGAATTGGGGGCTGGTCGGCCGGATGGCACGCAGGAATTGCTGGATGATGGAATCGAGCCGCCGGATTTCACCTTTGGCGACGTCGAGCAATTCCTGGATGCTGTTGCGCACCTCTTCGGGCACGCGGCGCAGCTTCCGGTCGATGAGTTGCAGGTGAATATTCAGGGAGTTAAGGGGGTTCCCGATCTCGTGGGCAACGCCCGCCGCCAGCAGGGTCAACGCCGATAATTTTTCGCTCTCGATGGTCCGCTCCGCCGTTTTCCGGTCCTCGGTGATGTCCCGCAGGATGATGACGTGCCCGACCATGCTGCCGTGGACGGGCATTTTGCTTGCCCCCGGGTGGTCGTCGAGATGCAGCGGCGTCACGTAAAAGTTCAGAAAACGATGCTGCGGATAAAAGATTTCGATGTCGCGGCTGACGGTCCCCCCCATGGAGCGCAGGGCGAGCCAATCGAGCCCGCGCAGGACTTCGGTCAACGGCCGGCCCAGCACGTTCTCATCGTCGACCGCAAAGAATTGCTGGGCGGCGGAGTTCAGGAACTGAATTTTACCCTGCATGTCCGTGACGATGACGCCTTCCTGCAACGCATCAAAGATCCGTTCCAAAAACCCTTTTTCCCGGGCCAGCCGGACCAGGTAATTCTGCACCTCCTCCGGTTGGACCCGCCGGATACGTTCGATAAGTTTATCGATAAAGCCCGACCTCATGGTTCAAAGTTGATGGTGGATAACCTGGCGAGGGCGGTGCTGTAGAGCGCCGGCGGAATTTGTTCGGCTCCAGCCGTCTCGGCGGCTGACGGGCTCCAAAGCTCAGGCGGTAAGGCATGCATGAAACGCATGGACAGAACCTGCAATTTGCCCGTCCACTCCGGAGAGTCCACGGTCAGATGACGAATCTGATAATCTTTCTGGCGCACCACGACGGTAGCATTCCAGGGAGGCGGCCGATTGCTCTGGATGAGCTCAGTGGCGGGATGCAAGTCGATGCTCCAGGCCGGCTGGTTTTCGGCGTCTTTGGCCGGCTGGAAACGGCTGATCTGGAAGAGGGCAGGCAACAGGACAATCTGATTGTCACGCAACGGTAAGCGGAAATCGGGGATGGCGGTAACCGGCCCGGGTGGCCCGGCGGCGGCGATGACCCGATCAGCTACCGCGCGCGGGTAGATCCAGACCTGTTGTCCCTGCCGGCAAAAGATGATGTGATCGCCCGGACCCGCGGTTTCAATCCGCAGCCGGTCCGGCATCTGCAGACTTACCCGTAAGGTGCGGTGCAGCAAAGAGCCTGCGGCCAGCGAACCGTTTGTGCCCGATGCTTCCTGCAGCACCACGTCCGCTTGCATCGCTTTGATGGACGATTTGGAATAAAAAAGCGCCCCGTAAGGCTGTAGCACGTGGGCGAGCACATCGTATTTGTTTTCTGCGCGCGCGCTTTGCTCCACCCATATCAGGCCCATGAGGGCAAGCAGGCAGCGCCATGCCATACGGCGGTTTTCGATCACCGGTTACAATAATGGGGAGTTGCCCCGAAACGCAATCCGCATAGCGCGCAGAGATTGCACTTCTGGTACGGGACGCTAAAACATAGCGGTTGTGCTTGGTGTGACGTGTCTGCTGGCCGCCCAGACCCGAGGGCTGGTCTATGCCTTTACCGAAGCGACCCTGGAAGGAAAGCTGGTGCTCGCCGCCCTTTTTATCGGATCAATCTTCAGCTGGTCGGTCATGATCACGAAAATCCGGGTGGTACGCCTGGCGCGGATGCAGAATGACCGTTTCCTGGAACTGTTCCGGTCGGACCGCCAGCCGCTGAACATTTACGATTCGAAAATCCGCTTTGACGGTTCGCCGCTGTATTCGATTTACCGGGCCGGCTGCAAAGAACTCGCGTTTCACCTGCTTGGGTCCACGGAAGCCGACGACACGTTCCGGGCGCGGCTGGAAACCGCGGAACGCATCATGCCGTCGCAGATGCGCGTGGTCACCACCGCGATGGAACGCGCCGTCGGCGAGTCCGCGTTGCGTTTGGAATCGCAGATGATCCTGCTGGCCACCGCGGTCAGCGGTGCCCCGTTCCTGGGGTTGCTCGGGACGGTTTGGGGCGTGATGGATACCTTTTCCGGGGTCGCCTTGGCCGGTTCCGCCAACCTTCAGGCCATGGCGCCGGGCGTTTCAGGCGCCCTGATCACGACGGTAACCGGCCTGCTGGTCGCCATTCCTGCCATGTTCGGCTACAATTTCCTGGTCACCAGCATTCGTTCCCTAATCGTGCAAAATGACAACTTTGCCGCCGAACTCGCGTCCGAGTTCGAGCACAAGTACGTTAATCACTCGCATTCGTGGCGTCCGGAGTTGGCCGACAAATGATCTTTTACCCGCCCGCCGCCATGCGCCGTTTCTCTGACCGTCACACCGTTCATACGCTGACCGAGATCAACGTCACGCCGCTGCTGGATCTCGCGTTCGTGCTGCTGGTCATCTTTATCATCACGACCCCGCTGATGGAAAACAGCATGAACCTGATCGTGCCCACCAGCACGGATGCCACGCAATCGATCGACCCGGCACAGGTTCAAACCATCTCGATCGATAAGGACGACGTGCTCCAGTTTAACGGCGAGACGGT from Verrucomicrobiota bacterium encodes:
- a CDS encoding biopolymer transporter ExbD; the encoded protein is MRRFSDRHTVHTLTEINVTPLLDLAFVLLVIFIITTPLMENSMNLIVPTSTDATQSIDPAQVQTISIDKDDVLQFNGETVDAAGLESRLNALHAAKPDAAVIVRPHRDLSVQKFISVMDILQRAKITKAGVSTRPDQP